The Bacteroides fragilis NCTC 9343 genome includes the window CCACCAGCCTCAGCTTTGTAGTAAATTTCGAATGTAACGCCAGTTAAATTTTGAGGAATAAGCATGGCTGTGTAATCTGCTTCAACCAAAGTCTCGTTCGCAGTGCCACCGTTATCTGCTCCTGTAATAGAAAGTGCCTCAGTAGGTTCGACAGTATATGCTGTTGCTGTAGCATCGCTAGGAATAGTCCATGTACCTAATGTTGTCTCATTAGTAGTAGAAGTAGCTCCATAAGTATACACACCTTTGTTCTTGGCATTAATAACTATTTTATTTAAAGTGTAAGTAACACCACTTCCTTCTCCTTTTATTTTAAAACCAACCTTCGTCAACGCGTGTTTAAAATTTAAAGCAACCGCTTCTGTGGAACCACTCGTAGCTTTTTGCTTATTCATCGCTTCTGCTACCACCAAATCTTCCTGCTTTTCCACGGTCCCTTCCACAGTATAGGTCAGTGTAGGCGCTGTGTTAGCAACAGCTGCTCCCCAAGAAAGCTGTTTCGTAGTGTTAGGTGAAAAAGCAAAGAAACTTACTTGATCTGTTGCCGGCCAATAGAATACAGAGTTACCACTGCCCCATGCGGAGTTTTCTCCTTTAGTAAACTCAGCGCCAGATATCAGCGCATTAACTTTTGTAGCATCAGCAAATGCCCCAGTAGTAGAATAGGCATACGCCGTAAACTTTGTAAAAGCTGAGTTCACTAAAGTCGTAGCTCTTGTTGTCTTACTTACTGCCGTATTGAAACTAATTTCCACCGGCTGTACAGCCTTTTCAATCTCTTCATTCTGTGAGCAACCCGTAATTGCCATTGCAGCGACTGCTGCGAATAAAATCTTCTTCATAATAGTATGTTTTTTTAAGTTATTAATATTTTTATTTGTATGTATTTCTTTTTTCTTATCCAACAGGCAACTCTACATTCGTTTCGTCGTCCCAATCTCCTACATCACCACCAATGCCACCACCTCCACTTGGAGGAGTTTCCACATCATCTACTTTTATTTCATCTTCTATTTCAACTTCAACCAATGCCGGCGGTTTTGTTTCCTCTCCTTCTCCTCCTTCACCACCGCCGGTAGGTTCTTGTACAGCTTCCGTTATATTAATCTTAACCTCCTGTACCGAATTGTCCACCTTAATAATCATCAGGTTCATCATCACCGGAAGTTTTATTTCTAAACGGGTAATAATAGCTTCCGGTAATCCAAAAGTGGTAAATACCCCTTCTATCTTCCCGGCTTTCACATTCAGGTCAATATTAATCGGATAGTCATCGCACATAGCATAAGCTTTTCCTAAAAAATAATGATCTGCCATCCCACCAATACTCCCTATCACGTTTGAAACATTACTTAATCCCTGCACTTTGATACTAAAGGAGTAAGTTCTTATCACCAATTTTGGTTTCAGCTTCAGAATCAATGTCTCTTCACTATTCTGTATATCCAAATCATCTATATTTACCACATAAAGCGGATCCGGTCCCCAAACCATCTTTTCTGTACCTGCAATACCCAACTTACAAAAATTGGTATAAGCCTGAATGGTTTCATAAGATTCCTCTCCACGAATTAAGACCGTTTCAGTATCGTAATTGTAAATAACAACAGCGTAGTGTCCCGAAGGAACTTTTACTTCCCCACCTGTTACCGACAAATACGTATCTATCTTTCTACCTTTTTCGTCTTTCGGATAGAAAATAATCCGAACTCCTTCCGGCAACTTCTCCGTCACTCCGCTCCAATCCAGCCGCACTTCCACACCACTCACCGGATAATCGTCCAGAATATCCCGCCGGCTGCATCCCGTCACCACCAGAAACGAGAGGAGAACCATGCAAAGCAACCTTGTTATATCTTTCATTCATTATCATCTCCTTGCTGTTATAAGCCACACCAAAGATACTTTTGCCTTGGTGGGGCCTATGAAGTTATAGCGTGCACTACTTTTCCAAACCAAGTCTCCCTCATAAGGAGTGTACTTCTTGTACTCCGTAGTCAGATAACCTATGCCCAGGCTGAATTCAAACGAGAGATGCCGTGCAATCTGCTTTGCATATCCATAAGTCAGCCCTGAAGCTGCATAATATCTTCCTTGATAGCCGTCTCCTTTAAACTGGAAATCATAAATTCCCCCTTCGGCATAAGCTCCAATGAAATGTCCCGCCAAGCGATTCCTCCGCTTCCGGTTGCCCAACCAGCAACGACCTTCAACGCCTCCCGAAAGCAATTGATAGCAAAACTCCCGGCTACTATTGAGCCACCACGGACATTTATACTCGGCATTGACCGACCAGCGTCTGTTCAATGGTATTTCCACCTCTATATTCGGTGCCAATGCCAGGTCGTATAGCAGGTTGTTTTTCAGTGCAAGCACTGTTCTCTGTTCTATTATTACTGGTGTTTCTATTTTTCCCTCTTCCGGGACCACCGGCTGAGGATGTACGAATTTCACTCGGGGCAATACATTCACCGTACTCAAAAACACACCGGCAGCTTTATCATCCGGTATGGGTACAGGTGAATGTTCTCTGTATACATATAAAAGCGGTAAGATTTTATTCATAATATAGCGGTATGCTTCTCCACCGTTCAACCTGCGTAATAAATTCTCACATTTCATCCGGTCATCGCGGTGATAATCGATCAACATCAGCACATCCTCACGATCCGGAACGTGGAGGTCAGCCTGCACTCTTTCACGTAACAGCGACCAATCCTTCTGGTTTACACCAATCATCATTCTGGTCCAGGCATCCGGCATTGCTACCATGGCCCGGCTTTCTCCCGAAAGCAGAAAGAGAAAAACAAAAAGGGTCAGTATGCAGATACGGTTTTCCATAATTTGTCTGTTTGTGCAATACAAATATAGAAGTTCAAATCGATACATAATAATTTAATCAAAGCTAAATACAAGCTCTGAATGCTTCTGTGAAACGATTGAAAGGAATTTGCAAGTTTGGCGGTGAAGCACCCCCGCACTTGGGTAGCTTTCCGGCCAATGCCGGCCTCTAAAAGTGGGTACTGCCGTTGCTTAAATCTTCTTACTTACCACCTGACTTACTTATCCCGGCAAGAAAATAGATCTGTCTCTACGACATACGTTGTCCGACATGGGGGTGTCAGACCGTCCGACACCCCCATGTTAAACCTCCCGACATCCCCATGTCAGACTATGAAGAGTGGGAACCTAATGAAGAAAGCTTTTCGAGGAAAGTGAAGGGAGGTTAAAAGCAAAAGAGCTATTGCCGATGTTTAGCCCACTTGTAAAAGAGAACAGTAAAAAACAGTAAAAGAAACTCAAAGAGAGCCAATATTAAGAAGAATATTTGGATAATAGATAAGAGAAACCTACATTTGTACAGTGATTTTTTTCATAGTATTAGATTTAAGGTTAACAAAAGGTTGGAGTCAGGCGTGACTCCTTTTTTTTTGCCTTTTTTATCTGAGTAACTGGTAAACTCCTCCTGCCAGAACCCGAATAACGCCTTTCATTTCAAGTTCAAACAGAATAGCACTGATCTTATTAATGGGAATATCGGCCTGAACCATCAATGCGTTTATTTGCAGATCGCCCAGCTTTCCGAGAATATCGACAATTCTCAGT containing:
- a CDS encoding fimbrillin family protein translates to MKKILFAAVAAMAITGCSQNEEIEKAVQPVEISFNTAVSKTTRATTLVNSAFTKFTAYAYSTTGAFADATKVNALISGAEFTKGENSAWGSGNSVFYWPATDQVSFFAFSPNTTKQLSWGAAVANTAPTLTYTVEGTVEKQEDLVVAEAMNKQKATSGSTEAVALNFKHALTKVGFKIKGEGSGVTYTLNKIVINAKNKGVYTYGATSTTNETTLGTWTIPSDATATAYTVEPTEALSITGADNGGTANETLVEADYTAMLIPQNLTGVTFEIYYKAEAGGAILCDKTTTPEEITFTDGTWTAGQSVAYVLTLKGVEKMSITGSVADSWDFTETPK
- a CDS encoding DUF5119 domain-containing protein produces the protein MKDITRLLCMVLLSFLVVTGCSRRDILDDYPVSGVEVRLDWSGVTEKLPEGVRIIFYPKDEKGRKIDTYLSVTGGEVKVPSGHYAVVIYNYDTETVLIRGEESYETIQAYTNFCKLGIAGTEKMVWGPDPLYVVNIDDLDIQNSEETLILKLKPKLVIRTYSFSIKVQGLSNVSNVIGSIGGMADHYFLGKAYAMCDDYPINIDLNVKAGKIEGVFTTFGLPEAIITRLEIKLPVMMNLMIIKVDNSVQEVKINITEAVQEPTGGGEGGEGEETKPPALVEVEIEDEIKVDDVETPPSGGGGIGGDVGDWDDETNVELPVG
- a CDS encoding DUF3575 domain-containing protein produces the protein MYRFELLYLYCTNRQIMENRICILTLFVFLFLLSGESRAMVAMPDAWTRMMIGVNQKDWSLLRERVQADLHVPDREDVLMLIDYHRDDRMKCENLLRRLNGGEAYRYIMNKILPLLYVYREHSPVPIPDDKAAGVFLSTVNVLPRVKFVHPQPVVPEEGKIETPVIIEQRTVLALKNNLLYDLALAPNIEVEIPLNRRWSVNAEYKCPWWLNSSREFCYQLLSGGVEGRCWLGNRKRRNRLAGHFIGAYAEGGIYDFQFKGDGYQGRYYAASGLTYGYAKQIARHLSFEFSLGIGYLTTEYKKYTPYEGDLVWKSSARYNFIGPTKAKVSLVWLITARR